The Daucus carota subsp. sativus chromosome 2, DH1 v3.0, whole genome shotgun sequence genome includes a window with the following:
- the LOC108208907 gene encoding uncharacterized protein LOC108208907: MDARFRSQGFVVKPTLNSVKNLHRTVHLGGDGSAADCADTTLRLDFPGSSVSAGLSASKGIKRKWSLSGGSVEQQIELPLCLGLGRASSSSDSKGSSATACTTVSSAKETDEGSSMDLELDFSLHLGNEKAPYLNNCVTSNNNAPILRPKVNLDLSLSFMPSESDVSTTHPCLSPSHHVIEYPKAVGGTNNKGEKSTSSHWKRRNHVPPSLFIEQSLKELKPTPTTPEISSSIVTTPKSSVTCTSGITQQRSSNTKTCQFQGCGKGARGASGLCIAHGGGRRCQKPGCHKGAEGRTAYCKAHGGGRRCEFLGCTKSAEGCTDFCIAHGGGRRCSKEGCSRAARGKSGLCIRHGGGKRCTKENCTKSAEGLSGLCISHGGGRRCQYPECTKGAQGSTMFCKAHGGGKRCTFEGCTKGAEGSTPFCKGHGGGKRCSFGGGGVCPKSVHGGTLFCVAHGGGKRCAVPECTKSARGRTDYCVRHGGGKRCRFEACSKSAQGSTDFCKAHGGGKRCSWGHQGSDFGRDDSPCNALARGKSGLCTSHSGLVQDKRVHGGATAGVMFQDSNTSGIMNKVITTEDTCGDYMMMDNTGVQIAGCIGSTWRDGSLSVGLGVTSAPALIPEGRVHGGGLIALLSGSSESMLDSNRNFIVGHPSEPGKFYVRPTRV; this comes from the coding sequence ATGGATGCAAGGTTCCGCAGTCAAGGTTTCGTTGTCAAACCTACTTTAAATTCAGTGAAGAATCTACACAGGACCGTCCATCTTGGAGGAGATGGATCTGCAGCTGATTGTGCAGATACCACATTGCGACTTGATTTTCCCGGTTCGTCAGTCTCGGCAGGCTTGTCAGCTTCGAAGGGAATTAAGAGAAAATGGAGCCTGTCTGGCGGATCTGTGGAGCAACAAATTGAGTTGCCACTATGTCTGGGTTTAGGTCGTGCTTCAAGTTCCTCAGATAGTAAGGGAAGTTCAGCTACTGCATGTACCACAGTCTCTTCTGCCAAAGAAACTGACGAGGGGTCATCTATGGATCTTGAATTGGACTTCTCTCTCCATCTTGGAAATGAGAAGGCGCCTTATCTAAATAACTGTGTCACCTCCAATAATAATGCGCCCATACTGCGGCCTAAGGTTAATTTAGACTTAAGTTTGTCTTTCATGCCTTCTGAATCTGATGTTTCTACTACTCATCCTTGCTTGAGTCCATCTCATCATGTCATTGAATATCCGAAGGCGGTTGGGGGAACAAATAATAAAGGTGAAAAGTCAACTTCCTCACATTGGAAGAGAAGAAATCATGTTCCACCGAGTCTTTTCATTGAACAGAGTCTAAAAGAACTGAAACCAACTCCAACAACTCCAGAGATCTCTTCCAGCATAGTAACAACACCAAAGAGTTCAGTAACTTGCACTTCCGGGATTACACAGCAGCGTAGCAGTAACACAAAAACATGTCAGTTTCAGGGATGTGGAAAGGGAGCAAGAGGTGCCTCTGGTCTCTGCATTGCTCATGGTGGTGGTAGGCGATGTCAGAAGCCTGGGTGCCATAAAGGAGCCGAGGGTCGAACAGCGTATTGCAAGGCCCATGGTGGAGGTAGGCGGTGTGAATTTCTAGGTTGTACAAAGAGTGCAGAAGGATGTACAGATTTTTGTATCGCTCATGGTGGTGGTCGGAGATGCAGTAAGGAGGGCTGTAGTCGTGCTGCCCGAGGCAAATCTGGACTGTGCATTCGACATGGGGGTGGAAAGAGGTGCACAAAGGAGAATTGTACAAAAAGCGCTGAAGGTCTCTCAGGTCTTTGCATTTCCCATGGAGGTGGTCGAAGATGTCAGTATCCAGAATGCACAAAAGGGGCTCAGGGAAGCACAATGTTTTGCAAGGCACATGGTGGTGGCAAGCGATGCACATTCGAAGGATGCACTAAGGGCGCAGAAGGAAGCACACCATTTTGTAAGGGCCACGGTGGAGGGAAAAGGTGTTCTTTTGGGGGTGGCGGGGTCTGCCCAAAGAGTGTGCATGGAGGTACCCTTTTTTGTGTAGCACATGGGGGTGGTAAGAGGTGTGCCGTGCCTGAATGCACCAAGAGTGCCAGAGGCCGAACAGATTATTGTGTCAGACATGGTGGAGGGAAGAGGTGCAGATTTGAAGCGTGCAGCAAAAGTGCACAAGGTAGCACGGACTTTTGCAAGGCTCATGGGGGAGGTAAAAGATGCTCTTGGGGACATCAGGGTTCAGATTTTGGCAGAGATGACAGCCCTTGTAATGCGTTGGCTAGGGGAAAGAGTGGATTATGTACATCACACAGTGGCTTGGTTCAGGACAAACGAGTTCATGGAGGTGCTACAGCGGGTGTTATGTTCCAGGATTCAAATACTTCTGGCATCATGAATAAAGTTATCACTACTGAGGATACCTGTGGTGACTATATGATGATGGACAACACTGGTGTGCAAATAGCTGGATGTATCGGATCTACATGGAGGGATGGTAGTCTTTCAGTCGGTCTAGGTGTCACATCAGCTCCTGCCTTAATTCCTGAAGGAAGGGTGCATGGAGGAGGCCTCATTGCGTTGCTGTCAGGAAGTTCAGAAAGCATGTTAGACAGCAACAGGAACTTCATTGTTGGTCATCCTTCTGAACCAGGGAAATTTTATGTGAGGCCAACCAGGGTGTAA